CCTTTTTAAAATTCCACCAAGCAAATGCGAAAGCACGAAACTTGGCTCCTTACGAAATCAAATGTTCCAGATTTCAATTTTCCCCAAATTTTGATTTCTAAGCGGAAAGAGGTATTTTAGCCCCAAATCAGGAAACCCTAATTCTATTAATGGCTGAATTGCTCTCGGGATTTTCTGAATCGCAGTTTTTTCTCGTCTCCGACCAATTCGATTTTGCTCATCTCGTCAGATTTTCTTCTCTTTGGCAGCGCTCTCCTCCTCCGTTTCCTCCTTCTAAGATTTTCAGTCGCCCTTGTAAATTTTTCTGACGGAGAAAGCGCACTAGGGATTTAGAAAGTATAGTAAGGATCCCCCATACGATTCACAGTTATGGGGAAACGTAAGGCTCTTCATCCCTTTTAacttttcaatttgaattttttgtgtGTGGTTAATTAGGGTCTTCTTATTTCTAATAATTTCTTATGTTTCAATTCGTTAATTTTAATTGGAAGTTGCTCGTTTGATTGCTTGAGATCCCAAATTTGCTtgcaatttattaatttttggttGGTTCCAATTATTGCAACAAGTTTTGGTTTTGCTGATTTTAATGTTTGATTGAGCTCATAGTACATgtgggtttttaatttcttttccaaaGAGATAGGCTTGATGGATAGGAATTGTGGAATTTCTGGTGTTGAGGTTAGTGTGGATTTTGGCATTGGCAGGTAGTTCTCAGCGTAAGAATGCTGCGATAATGGACAGCGATGATGATAATAGTAGCGTGAGTTCAACGTCAACTATGCGCTCCGATCATATATCGGTGTCTGTGAATGAAGATATGCAAGTGGATAGGGATAGTTTACTCGACCAAGCTGTAGATGCTTTGTATGAGAAGAGGTATATACTCACTTTTTGATCATTATGTTCTATAATGATACTAATAATAGCCGGCAAAAGAGAGGAAAAAGCGTGTTTAATCGTTCCCATTGTGCTTATTAAAATGTTAAACTCTGTGTATGTGCAGGGGTTCATCAAGAGAAAAAGCTTTGTCAGCAATTATTGACTCGTTTAATAGCAACTTGCAACATCAGTTTGTGGAAAAGAAGTAAGCACTTGCATTTGATTGTGTTCAATTATGCTCCTAAGACCCAGGATGCCTTAGTTGTTACCTTTTTGTATTTTGCATTGATTCTCATAAAACTTATTTGTTGTTCATCAGGTTTGCAACGTTATTGCATCAGTGTCTGAATTGCATCAAAAAGGGTTCCTCAAAAGAGATATGTTTGGCATCTCATGTGATCGGTTAGTCCTTTGCTACTTTCCCACTCTTATACTTCTCCCCCAAGTATCAAAATGAGTTTTTAATCTTTTCATGTGTGCTTGTAGGACTATTGGCTTTGACTGTTGGATGTGGAGACAATGCTCAGGAAATACTGGAAGAATCAGTACCTGTGATTTCACAGGCTTTCAAATCTGGATCTGAAGTTTCAAAGACATCAGCGGTAGCGATATCATACTTCTTTAGGCTTTAGCTTCAAGGGCTTTCTGCTTGTTGGACATATCATGATACTGAACCTGTTGTTCTTTTTCTGAACACacaatttggtttttaattgcagtTACTGGAGTGTTTAGCTATTATCACTTTTGTTGGTGGTAGTGACCCAGAGCAAACAGAAAAGTCAATGCAAATTATGTGGCAAGTAGTTCATCCAAAACAGAGTTCCAATGTAAGCAAGCATGTTCCAGCTATATTTCCAGAAAGTTCGCGAGCACGccgttatttattttcttttatgggCCTGGTGAAGGTAATGTTTCATGATTTGACTGTTCTCCGTTCTTTAACTTTTTTAGGTGATTGCAGTTAAACTGTCAGCAGCAGTAATAACCACCATGGTGTCTGCATGGTCCTTTCTTCTTACAACTGTAGAGGGTTGGAATCTTAATCCGAAAGACTGGCAAGAGTGAGCAAATTTTTATCAGTGACCTATTTTTCCTGCTTTTCTTTCGTTTGATAAGGATTGGTCTGCATGTTAATCTATGGTTCGAACCACATCCGTTTATGTACTAAGGCTTTGGCTGCAACCAGGCTGATGCAGCAACCTTGTGGAATACAAGACCTGCATAGTGTGAATACTTTTGCAGCACAGAAACTTATAACAGTTCTGACGTTGAGTCGTTTATAATAACTCCCCCTATTATTTTCTGGCCAATAATGCAGGTCCATAACATACTTATCTAGTCTGCTAGATAAGGATGACCGGTCCATACGTATGGCTGCTGGTGAAGCTTTGGCTTTAATTTTTGAGATTGGAAGTTTAGAGAAGTTCACTGCTGGCGCTAAAACATCAAGTGATGGCTCAACTGAAGTAGGAAACAAATCTCGggaatatgtacatatacaaggATTGAAAGCGAAGATTGTTAATCAAGCCAGAAACCTGTCAGCCGAAGCAGGTGGCAAAAGTTCTGCTAAAAAAGATCTTAGTAGTCAGCGGAACACGTTTCgggatatcttggaatattttGAGGTATATTTATACCCTTGTGATTAAAATGGATGCTTAATTTTATCGATCCTGTATACTGATCTTATTCTTCAATTTAGGATGGTTATTCTCCTGAAATTTCGATAAAGATTGGTGGTGAATCACTACAGACATCAACGTGGTCGCAGATGATACAGGTCCCCTCTCATGCCTCCTCTTCTCTCCCTGCgtttgaattcaaatttttatttacttattcaTTTCTATTCATTGACTCGTTTTCGTTTTGAAACATTTACAGTTGAACTTTTTGAAGCGTTTTCTTGGAGGAGGTTTTATCAAGCACATGCAGGTTGCTTTCCTTGCCCCTAGATAtgatttcttcatcattttaccAGATAAATTCATATCTATTCTTGATCGTGCCGGTATTATTCCTCTTTGGTTATGCAAAGGCTAATGGAATAATACATCTTCTGAAACAGGAAAATGAACTCCTCCAGGATGTTCTTGGCTTCAATCCAAAGAAAAAGAATCTGTTGGAATCTGAACATCGTCTATCTGGTAGTGAAAAGGTTTGTTCTTACAACCACTCCAATTTAGTTTTGATATTCCATAGGTCTGCAGCAGGTGTTCTTTTGTTGGTGGCTAATTTTCTAGTCATTCATTAATGTTGTGTCTTGGTTACAGAGGATGTTTAAGTCACCGAACTCGGTACAAAACAAGGCCAGGACCCAGCTGCTTAACAAGCAGCGAATGTTATCCGAGGTATGCTTGTGAACGCTTTTGCTTCAACGTGTTCAGGGTGAACATGCTGGCTCTTGAATTATACTTTTCTTCTTACCTTTTTTTCACTTCTCTGTGTGCTCGCAGGGTAAAAATATCGGCCGCTTTGCAGCTAATTTGGGGGACGATGCGTAAAAAAAATTCACGTGCTTATCTTTTATCGGTTTTTAGTAGACGAATTTAAAACAATCTTATTTCATTGTGTGGTAATGTAATTGGTGGTGGTTGGATAAGGCTATCAGTCATTTGTGACAGAAAATTTTGTAGTTCCTTATTGAGTTTGTTATTAGAGTTCCATTCTTTTAAATGGATTATATTATGTTTCTAATGCTACGTAGCACCGAGGTGGAACTCACTATTTTAATCAGTTTTTGAAATCGAAAAAATAATATCGTAGGATTCATGTCCGTGCAATTTTATTGTATCTAGAAGCCACCTAAACCAGAAAAGTGCTTATTCATGGCCCGGTCCTTCCTGAAATTATTTCTTCCCCCTCCCCCTCTGCCTCCTCCTCTCCTTCCCCTCCTCCCCCTTTGATTTCCGGCATTCTCTCCGTCTTCACCGTCACCGTTATCGTTTTGTCTATTATCTTGCTCCTCACCTCTCCTTCCTCGGCCCCTAGCATTCCCACTaaaccctctccctctcccatcCATCTGACCCCTCTCTTCGGCCTGAGAATTGTCAAATTGTTTGTCTTGCTCCTCCGAGTATTCTGTCAGCTTCTTAACCGCGCCAAGAGGAAGATTGCCGCCACGACCAAGGCCATGAATCATTTCTTGTTGTGCTTCAGTAATTAATGATGCTTCACCAGCATTTGCAACTGCAACCGAACCTGCAACTTTGTAACTGTAATTCTTACCATCCTTGACATAATATTGGGGCTTCTTTCTGGAGCCCCATTTGGAATTAGCTGCATCCTGGGATGAACTTCCAGTTTGTGTTTCCCACGGCCCACCCGTAATTGAGCTGCTTTTTTGACTAAATATCTCGCTTTCCCCCACTCCTGAATCTGCAACACTCAGACCCAGATCATCGAAGGAGTCATCATACTCATCGTCATACTCAAACTGTGAAATAAGAGCAGCAGTTTTTGCAATGTATTTCTCATTTCTGTCATCCAGTGTATCAGTGTCAGGCATGTCTGCTTTAGACTTCCTAACAAACCTTCCTtgtgatgaggatgatgaaacCAAAGGGCCACCATTTTGTTTATCCCTCACAACGGCTGCTGTACCAGTGGCGTGTGGTGCTGTAAACTCAACTAGCTTTTCTTTCCCTTTATCGTTCTTACTAACGGTCGCAGTCTTGGGTGTTGGCATCGTCTCTAATGACGTATCCAAGGACTGCAGATCTTCATGAAGAGTTCCTTCAAGAATCCTCTGAATAACCTCCTCAGGATTTTGGTTATAGGCTTCAAGACAAGCAGCTAAAAAACCTTTTCCATATTCAGGGAAGAGGTCCTTTATTTGACTGATTCGTGACTCCACAATTGCAACATCTTCATCTATCTGCACCTTTTTGTTCGTCAAAGCGGCTTTCGTACTGGGCTGCTGCGTAACTATGGGTTTCTGAGTAGACGTAAGTATTACATATACGTAGCCCAGTTGCTCATCATCCATGATTATCCACCCTGCACAAACAAAGCTGACTACATATAAATTTGCTTCTTCAAGCATAATTATACCAAACGAGCCAATAAAAAATCATACAATTACACTATACTGTAATAGCATGTAATAGCTCACCAGTATTTTGTAAATTCTCCATTTTGCTCATAATGTTGAAGTTCTTTTCAACGTTTTGAAGAAATGTTTGCCTATTCTGGTTCTCCTGAGCACATACGGAAATTCCATTAATCTCTCTTAAAGTTTGAACCAGTATATCTGCTCTAATGAAAAGATCCTCCACTTTGGCTGGAAACATCTCCGCAGCAGCCGGAATGGGGAGGTTATCTTTGAAGGCATCATCACTTAGATAGCATAAATCCAATAGTTTCCAACCAAATCTGACAATTCTCAATGATAACATCTTCAAACTGAAAGCAATATTAGACACCATTTTATCTTCTCCGTCTTCTGAAATTATTCGAAACCCACGCTGCAAAGATGGAAGCAATGAATCATGCAACCTTGCTAGAGTACTTAGTAATCCCTCGTTCCCATGACTGCatagaaagagaaagcaaagaTATATTATTTCATCATTATTGAAACTTTTGACAGCATTATTGCTAAAAAAACTTGATTTCCCAAACAAGCAGGTTCCACTACAAAAACTCCTAGACAACCACCAAAACATGCTGATGAAATCTCAATTCTAAGATACACCTTCTGATTGTTGAATGAAACAGCCAAGCCCATAGGAAAACTCAAGTTTCTTATGCATCCACATGTTCTTACTGTGGAGTACAGCCATTACCAATCAAGCTTTAGATCACAGTTTAAGAAAATCCCATTGCTAAACAAAGGTAAGATACCTGGTTTCAACAGGGCACAAAAAGAAGACAGCGGATGGTTCGTATGCAGTTAGGAAAGCATCCATGGATACAATTGCATCGTTAATGAAGTCCATAACCTACCAAGAAAGGAGAAAAATCTTAAACAGGGTACCATAAGTATGTCAACATCCTCATATCTTGAAAGTTGAAGCAGAAAACAGTAATGATCATATAGAAACATCATAGATCCAACCCgcagaagaaaacaaaagggtTCACTTGAATTCCTTATGAAAAGAGTTTCCTTAGCTGTATTATAGCAAAAACTTGGTTACTAAAacttctgttgatgcacaaaaccggaagggtcttggaactacataaatccgaccgtgaatctgcaagaaggtaaaaaacacaagatgtatcgtggttcaccccaatgtttgggctacgtccacactgatgttgatattgtttcactcttaatggtgaatatacaagaaggctagaggcagtgtgctctctaacctattttctgtgtttgccctctctgagatgttttctctcttcccacggcctaaaccttgacctcctctaatgaggagagtgaggagtccttttatagaataagggatcctcacttattacatatttgccccttcatttattacaaaTTACATTTgaatcccccgagtatttatacgaggtctaaatacgaaggcccgaaatatggtacaaacagtagtcccccaagtcttcagtcaagaaagtcttttggctggagacttgaaattcagtccatgtgtgggccgaagtaactagatgtcgtctagaactgatactcgatatgagtcggtgctcaatgtgaaatgatgctcaactagaagtagcatatgTTGCAAGGCTgcttggcttgtggcttatgttgccttggttggctcggcttgtggcgttgaaggtgagggagtcccttttatagaataagggctcgctcctcaatgggctagagttgatgctcgcggcgagacggttgcttagcaggcggcaatgctctctaatgatggtgaaggagtctcttttatagaataagggttcgctcctcaatacataagtgatgggttaggagtgatgctcgcggtgaggcggttgctcagctgacggcgatactctctaataaagatgagggagtcccttttatagaataagggttcgctactcaatacataagtgataggcTAAGAATCTCTCTTTactgaaggtgagggagtcttttttataaaataagggttcgctcctcaatacataaataatgggtgctctcaaatgaaagtgagggagtcccttttatagaataagggttcgtttctcagtacataaataatgggctaagtcccccaaatatttttcatgaggcccagttgcggaagcccaatatatggtacatagtgtagtcccctaagtctttagtcaatagtctgttggctggagacttcaaatttaatccatgtatgggccgaagtggcagttgtttGGAGGCGATCTTTGtaaccatgcactgaagctttgtaggtgaagctttgaaagtgaagtttcataggtgaggctttg
Above is a window of Malus sylvestris chromosome 15, drMalSylv7.2, whole genome shotgun sequence DNA encoding:
- the LOC126601718 gene encoding uncharacterized protein LOC126601718, producing the protein MGKRSSQRKNAAIMDSDDDNSSVSSTSTMRSDHISVSVNEDMQVDRDSLLDQAVDALYEKRGSSREKALSAIIDSFNSNLQHQFVEKKFATLLHQCLNCIKKGSSKEICLASHVIGLLALTVGCGDNAQEILEESVPVISQAFKSGSEVSKTSALLECLAIITFVGGSDPEQTEKSMQIMWQVVHPKQSSNVIAVKLSAAVITTMVSAWSFLLTTVEGWNLNPKDWQESITYLSSLLDKDDRSIRMAAGEALALIFEIGSLEKFTAGAKTSSDGSTEVGNKSREYVHIQGLKAKIVNQARNLSAEAGGKSSAKKDLSSQRNTFRDILEYFEDGYSPEISIKIGGESLQTSTWSQMIQLNFLKRFLGGGFIKHMQENELLQDVLGFNPKKKNLLESEHRLSGSEKRMFKSPNSVQNKARTQLLNKQRMLSEGKNIGRFAANLGDDA
- the LOC126601716 gene encoding uncharacterized protein LOC126601716 isoform X2 — protein: MRENTRENMSNRNSHPRPAGSKGFPKPQKVFVPKNPDHNNPIPREPNPNPTLSTSLRQSLSKQQSNPETSPAASAPPSGSRVRMGEKGEWVPSRAQGGNFVSYLPQDEAVAAGLGANEGGLDALESQRVVDLLNRELSRLLKLNPKEFWRQVASDASLHEFLDSFLQFRSRWYDFAHRGAKELVAGVIVGEFELSRRVFMVLYRMDPGARLADILSPKDHEVLLQEKKLLGLPTLLDICAIYGHENEDLTRVLVGNAVKAHTRIHDNLTAVASHFLSIVQTMYQRSSSALETLFSHGNSGVHGSSRLLADLLEVMDFINDAIVSMDAFLTAYEPSAVFFLCPVETSHGNEGLLSTLARLHDSLLPSLQRGFRIISEDGEDKMVSNIAFSLKMLSLRIVRFGWKLLDLCYLSDDAFKDNLPIPAAAEMFPAKVEDLFIRADILVQTLREINGISVCAQENQNRQTFLQNVEKNFNIMSKMENLQNTGWIIMDDEQLGYVYVILTSTQKPIVTQQPSTKAALTNKKVQIDEDVAIVESRISQIKDLFPEYGKGFLAACLEAYNQNPEEVIQRILEGTLHEDLQSLDTSLETMPTPKTATVSKNDKGKEKLVEFTAPHATGTAAVVRDKQNGGPLVSSSSSQGRFVRKSKADMPDTDTLDDRNEKYIAKTAALISQFEYDDEYDDSFDDLGLSVADSGVGESEIFSQKSSSITGGPWETQTGSSSQDAANSKWGSRKKPQYYVKDGKNYSYKVAGSVAVANAGEASLITEAQQEMIHGLGRGGNLPLGAVKKLTEYSEEQDKQFDNSQAEERGQMDGRGRGFSGNARGRGRRGEEQDNRQNDNGDGEDGENAGNQRGRRGRRGGGRGGGGRNNFRKDRAMNKHFSGLGGF
- the LOC126601716 gene encoding uncharacterized protein LOC126601716 isoform X1, yielding MRENTRENMSNRNSHPRPAGSKGFPKPQKVFVPKNPDHNNPIPREPNPNPTLSTSLRQSLSKQQSNPETSPAASAPPSGSRVRMGEKGEWVPSRAQGGNFVSYLPQDEAVAAGLGANEGGLDALESQRVVDLLNRELSRLLKLNPKEFWRQVASDASLHEFLDSFLQFRSRWYDFAHRGAKELVAGVIVGEFELSRRVFMVLYRISSNRDPGARLADILSPKDHEVLLQEKKLLGLPTLLDICAIYGHENEDLTRVLVGNAVKAHTRIHDNLTAVASHFLSIVQTMYQRSSSALETLFSHGNSGVHGSSRLLADLLEVMDFINDAIVSMDAFLTAYEPSAVFFLCPVETSHGNEGLLSTLARLHDSLLPSLQRGFRIISEDGEDKMVSNIAFSLKMLSLRIVRFGWKLLDLCYLSDDAFKDNLPIPAAAEMFPAKVEDLFIRADILVQTLREINGISVCAQENQNRQTFLQNVEKNFNIMSKMENLQNTGWIIMDDEQLGYVYVILTSTQKPIVTQQPSTKAALTNKKVQIDEDVAIVESRISQIKDLFPEYGKGFLAACLEAYNQNPEEVIQRILEGTLHEDLQSLDTSLETMPTPKTATVSKNDKGKEKLVEFTAPHATGTAAVVRDKQNGGPLVSSSSSQGRFVRKSKADMPDTDTLDDRNEKYIAKTAALISQFEYDDEYDDSFDDLGLSVADSGVGESEIFSQKSSSITGGPWETQTGSSSQDAANSKWGSRKKPQYYVKDGKNYSYKVAGSVAVANAGEASLITEAQQEMIHGLGRGGNLPLGAVKKLTEYSEEQDKQFDNSQAEERGQMDGRGRGFSGNARGRGRRGEEQDNRQNDNGDGEDGENAGNQRGRRGRRGGGRGGGGRNNFRKDRAMNKHFSGLGGF